A single region of the Prochlorococcus marinus str. MIT 0917 genome encodes:
- a CDS encoding bifunctional pantoate--beta-alanine ligase/(d)CMP kinase, translating into MVQKIFQTNAELKDWLSKQNSAIIFIPTMGGIHPGHQYLIERAKERKTKRNQIILVSIFVNPLQFGKDEDFKQYPRNISKDAELAFNAGADAIWAPDYFEVFPGGENSHFKIQVPQTLHNQLCGIKRAGHFDGVATVIIRLVRIIRPDKLILGEKDWQQLIIIRKLFQELSIPIKIESYATQRDQSGFAYSSRNSYLSDSERVSAQSLPSALKEAKTEFEKEKVINLTKIASILKEKNLKIEYLKVVDPFSLKETENINNLCLLAASVKCGSTRLIDHTFLMQRKPIIAIDGPAGAGKSTVTKEFAKQLGFLYLDTGAMYRAVTWLIISNSIDPNDQSAIKNILKDSKLEFQNSSFVEQKILINNIDVTDKIRSPQVTSMVSEIAKQQYVRDLLTKQQQGFGEDGGLVAEGRDIGSAVFPDADVKIFLTASPTERAKRRALDLQKRGYKFSSIEDLEQEIKERDKKDSEREIAPLKKAQDAIELLTDGMNIEDVLKELIYIFRSKIPEEVWPTPNP; encoded by the coding sequence TACAAAAAATCTTCCAAACTAATGCTGAATTAAAAGATTGGCTTAGTAAACAAAATTCAGCAATAATTTTCATTCCTACGATGGGAGGAATTCATCCTGGCCATCAATATTTAATTGAGAGAGCAAAAGAAAGAAAAACAAAAAGAAACCAAATAATACTTGTAAGTATTTTTGTAAATCCATTGCAATTTGGAAAAGATGAAGACTTCAAACAATATCCCAGAAATATAAGCAAAGATGCTGAATTAGCTTTTAATGCCGGAGCAGATGCAATTTGGGCTCCAGATTATTTTGAAGTTTTTCCTGGAGGAGAAAATTCACATTTTAAAATTCAAGTTCCGCAAACATTGCATAATCAATTATGCGGTATAAAGAGAGCAGGGCATTTTGATGGAGTAGCAACAGTTATTATTCGTCTCGTCAGAATTATCAGACCAGATAAACTAATCCTAGGAGAAAAAGATTGGCAACAATTGATTATTATTAGAAAGCTGTTTCAAGAACTATCCATACCTATAAAAATTGAATCCTATGCCACACAAAGAGACCAAAGTGGATTTGCCTATAGTTCAAGGAATTCTTATCTGAGCGATTCAGAAAGAGTAAGTGCTCAATCATTACCTAGTGCACTCAAAGAAGCAAAAACAGAATTTGAGAAAGAGAAAGTAATCAATCTAACAAAAATAGCTTCTATACTTAAAGAAAAAAATTTAAAAATTGAATATCTTAAAGTCGTAGATCCATTTTCATTAAAAGAAACAGAAAATATAAATAACCTGTGCCTTTTAGCAGCATCAGTAAAATGCGGTTCTACTAGGCTAATCGATCACACTTTTCTTATGCAACGAAAACCAATAATTGCGATTGATGGTCCAGCAGGTGCAGGAAAAAGCACAGTAACTAAAGAATTTGCCAAACAACTTGGTTTTCTTTATTTAGATACCGGCGCAATGTATAGAGCGGTGACTTGGTTAATAATAAGCAATTCGATTGATCCAAATGATCAATCGGCAATCAAAAATATCTTGAAAGATTCAAAATTAGAATTTCAAAACTCAAGCTTTGTTGAGCAAAAAATATTAATAAATAATATTGACGTAACAGATAAGATACGATCACCACAAGTGACTTCAATGGTTTCTGAAATTGCAAAACAACAATATGTAAGAGATTTACTCACAAAACAACAACAGGGATTTGGGGAGGATGGAGGTTTAGTTGCAGAAGGAAGAGATATAGGCTCAGCTGTCTTTCCAGATGCAGATGTAAAAATTTTTCTTACTGCTTCTCCCACAGAAAGAGCAAAAAGAAGAGCACTTGACTTACAGAAAAGAGGTTATAAATTCTCCAGCATTGAAGATCTTGAACAAGAAATTAAAGAAAGAGATAAAAAAGATAGTGAAAGGGAAATAGCTCCTTTAAAAAAAGCTCAAGATGCAATAGAACTTTTAACAGATGGAATGAATATTGAAGATGTATTAAAAGAACTGATTTATATTTTCAGATCAAAGATTCCAGAAGAAGTCTGGCCAACTCCTAATCCATGA